A single window of Ictalurus punctatus breed USDA103 chromosome 27, Coco_2.0, whole genome shotgun sequence DNA harbors:
- the smc3 gene encoding structural maintenance of chromosomes protein 3 produces MYIKQVIIQGFRSYRDQTVVDPFSSKHNVIVGRNGSGKSNFFYAIQFVLSDEFSHLRPEQRLALLHEGTGPRVISAFVEIIFDNSDNRLPIDKEEVSLRRVIGAKKDQYFLDKKMVTKNDVMNLLESAGFSRSNPYYIVKQGKINQMATAPDSQRLKLLREVAGTRVYDERKEESISLMKETEGKREKINELLKYIEERLHTLEDEKEELAQYQKWDKMRRALEYTIYNQELNETRAKLDELSSKRETCGDKSRQLRDAQQDARDKVEETERVVRELKARISAMKEEKEQLSAERQEQIKQRTKLELKAKDLQDELAGNSEQRKRLLKERQKLLEKIEEKQKELQETEPKFNTVKEKEERGIARLAQATQERTDLYAKQGRGSQFTSKEERDKWIKKELKSLDQAINDKKRQIAAINKDLEDTEANKEKNLEQYNKLDQDLNEVKTRVEELDKKYYEVKNRKDELQSERNYLWREENAEQQALAAKREDLEKKQQLLRAATGKAILNGIDSINKVLEHFRRKGINQHVINGYHGIVMNNFECEPAFYTCVEVTAGTRLFYHIVETDEVSTKILMEFNKMNLPGEVTFLPLSKLDVRDTAYPETNDAIPMISKLRYSQNFDKAFKHVFGKTLICRSMEVSTQLARAFTMDCITLEGDQVSHRGALTGGYYDTRKSRLELQKDMRKAEEELSELEAKLNENLRRNIERINNEIDQLMNQMQQIETQQRKFKASRDSILSEMKMLKEKRQQSEKTFMPKQRSLQSLEASLHAMESTRESLKAELGTDLLSQLSLEDQRRVDDLNDEIRQLQQDNRQLLNERIKLEGIMTRVETYLNENLRKRLDQVEQELNELRETEGGTVLTATTSELDGINKRIKDTMARSEDLDTLIDKTEVEIKDHIKSMERWKNIEKEQNEAINHDTKELEKMTNRQGMLLKKKEECMKKIRELGSLPQEAFEKYQTLTLKQLFRKLEQCNTELKKYSHVNKKALDQFVNFSEQKEKLIKRQDELDRGYKSIMELMNVLELRKYEAIQLTFKQVSKNFSEVFQKLVPGGKATLVMKKGDAEGGQSQDEGEGGADSERGSASQSSVPSVDQFTGVGIRVSFTGKQGEMREMQQLSGGQKSLVALALIFAIQKCDPAPFYLFDEIDQALDAQHRKAVSDMIVELAGHAQFITTTFRPELLESADKFYGVKFRNKVSHIDVISAEQAKDFVEDDTTHG; encoded by the exons ATGTACATCAAACAG GTAATCATCCAGGGCTTCCGCAGTTACCGAGACCAGACTGTGGTGGACCCTTTCAGCTCGAAGCACAACGTGATCG tgggCAGAAACGGATCTGGAAAGAGTAATTTCTTTTACG CTATTCAGTTTGTGCTGAGCGATGAGTTCAGTCACCTGCGGCCCGAGCAGCGTCTGGCCCTGCTGCAT GAGGGCACCGGCCCCAGAGTCATCTCTGCTTTTGTGGAAATTATATTCGACAACTCCGACAACAGGCTTCCG ATCGACAAAGAGGAGGTTTCACTGCGGCGAGTCATCGGAGCTAAAAAGGACCAGTACTTCCTCGATAAGAAGATGGTGAC gaagAACGATGTGATGAACTTGTTGGAGAGTGCAGGTTTCTCCCGCAGTAACCCTTACTACATTGTAAAGCAGGGCAAG ATCAACCAGATGGCCACGGCTCCTGACTCCCAGCGTCTGAAGCTCCTGAGGGAGGTGGCAGGAACCCGGGTGTACGACGAGCGCAAGGAGGAGAGTATCTCCCTAATGAAGGAGACAG agggaaagagggagaagaTCAACGAGCTGCTGAAGTACATCGAGGAGCGACTTCACACGCTGGAGGATGAGAAGGAGGAGCTGGCGCAGTACCAAAAATGGGACAAGATGAGGAGAGCGCTGGAGTATACCATCTACAATCAGGAGCTCAACGAGACTCGGGCCAAGCTCGacgag TTGTCCTCTAAGAGAGAGACGTGCGGGGACAAGTCGAGGCAGTTACGTGACGCTCAGCAGGATGCCAGAGACAAAGTGGAG gagacgGAGCGAGTCGTGCGAGAGCTGAAGGCTCGTATCTCTGCgatgaaggaggagaaggagcagCTGAGCGCTGAGCGGCAGGAGCAGATCAAGCAGAGAACCAAACTGGAGCTCAAAGCCAAAGATCTGCAGGATGAGCTGGCAGGAAACAGCGAACAGAgg AAACGGTTGCTGAAAGAGAGGCAGAAGCTGCTGGAGAAGATTGAAGAGAAGCAGAAGGAGCTGCAGGAGACGGAGCCCAAATTCAATACGgtgaaggagaaagaggagagaggcaTTGCCAG GCTGGCCCAGGCCACTCAGGAGCGCACAGACCTGTATGCCAAGCAGGGGCGTGGCAGCCAGTTCACCTCcaaagaggagagagacaagTGGATAAAAAAGGAGCTGAAGTCCCTCGACCAGGCCATTAACGACAAGAAGCGGCAAATCGCCGCCATCAACAAAGACCTGGAGGACACCGAGGCCAACAAGGAGAAGAACCTGGAGCAGTATAAC AAACTGGACCAAGACTTGAACGAAGTGAAGACCCGTGTGGAGGAGCTGGACAAGAAGTACTACGAGGTGAAGAACAGGAAGGACGAGCTGCAGAGCGAGAGAAA CTacctgtggagagaggagaatgCAGAGCAGCAGGCCTTGGCAGCCAAGAGAGAAGACCTGGAGAAAAAACAGCAGCTACTACGCGCAGCAACGGGaaag GCCATTCTGAACGGCATCGACAGCATCAACAAGGTCCTGGAACATTTCCGCCGGAAAGGCATCAACCAGCACGTCATCAACGGGTACCACGGCATCGTCATGAACAATTTCGAGTGCGAGCCCGCCTTCTACACCTGTGTGGAGGTGACCGCGGGAACAAG GTTGTTTTACCACATCGTAGAGACTGACGAGGTGAGCACAAAAATTCTGATGGAGTTCAATAAGATGAATCTGCCCGGAGAGGTCACCTTCCTGCCCCTCAGCAAGCTGGACGTCCGGGACACCGCCTACCCCGAGACCAAC GACGCCATCCCGATGATCAGCAAATTACGCTACAGTCAGAACTTCGATAAAGCCTTCAAGCATGTGTTTGGGAAGACCCTTATCTGTCGCAGTATGGAGGTTTCCACGCAGCTGGCTCGAGCCTTCACCATGGACTGCATTACGTTGGAGG gagaccAGGTGAGTCACCGCGGCGCTCTCACAGGCGGGTACTACGACACAAGGAAGTCTCGTCTGGAGCTTCAGAAGGACATGCGCAAAGCCGAGGAGGAGCTTTCCGAGCTCGAGGCCAAACTCAACGAAAACCTGCGCAGGAACATTGA ACGCATCAATAACGAGATCGATCAGCTGATGAACCAGATGCAGCAGATCGAAACGCAGCAGAGGAAGTTTAAGGCCTCGCGGGACAGCATTCTTTCCGAGATGAAGATGCTTAAGGAGAAAAGGCAGCAGTCAGAGAAAACCTTCATGCCGAAG CAACGCAGTCTGCAGAGTCTGGAGGCCAGCCTTCACGCCATGGAGAGCACACGGGAGTCCCTGAAGGCCGAGCTCGGCACCGACCTGCTCTCTCAGCTCAGCCTGGAGGACCAGCGTCGTGTCGACGACCTCAACGACGAGATCAGACAGCTGCAGCAG GACAACAGGCAGCTGCTGAACGAGAGAATTAAACTGGAGGGCATTATGACCAGGGTCGAGACGTACCTGAACGAGAACCTGCGCAAACGCCTCGACCAGGTGGAACAG gAGCTGAACGAACTGAGAGAGACCGAAGGAGGGACTGTCCTCACAGCCACTACGTCCGAGTTGGACGGTATCAACAAACGCATCAAAGACACTATGGCCCGGTCAGAGG acctgGACACGCTGATCGACAAGACTGAGGTGGAGATTAAGGACCACATAAAAAGCATGGAGCGCTGGAAGAACATCGAGAAGGAACAGAACGAGGCCATCAACCACGACACCAAGGAGCTGGAGAAGATGACCAACCGGCAGGGCATGCTgctgaagaagaaggaggagtgCATGAAGAAGATCCGCGAGCTCGGCTCCCTGCCACAGGAGGCCTTCGAGAAGTACCAGACGCTCACGCTTAAACAG CTCTTCCGCAAGCTGGAGCAGTGTAACACGGAGCTGAAGAAGTACAGCCACGTGAACAAGAAGGCTCTGGACCAGTTTGTGAACTTCTCTGAGCAGAAGGAGAAGCTGATAAAGAGGCAGGACGAGCTGGACAGGGGCTACAAGTCCATCATGGAGCTCATGAACGTCCTGGAGCTGCGTAAATACGAGGCCATCCAGCTCACCTTcaaacag GTGTCTAAGAACTTCAGCGAGGTCTTCCAGAAGCTAGTTCCAGGAGGCAAAGCTACTCTGGTGATGAAGAAAGGTGACGCCGAGGGGGGGCAATCTCAAGATGAGGGGGAGGGTGGAGCTGACAGCGAGAGAGGCTCCGCCTCCCAGAGCAGCGTTCCCAGCGTCGACCAGTTCACAGGAGTCGGAATCAGA GTGTCCTTCACAGGTAAGCagggagagatgagggagatgcaGCAGCTGTCTGGAGGGCAGAAGTCCCTGGTGGCGCTCGCTCTCATCTTCGCCATCCAGAAGTGTGACCCCGCCCCCTTCTACCTGTTTGACGAGATCGACCAGGCTTTGGACGCTCAGCACAGGAAAGCCGTGTCAG atATGATTGTGGAGTTAGCGGGGCACGCTCagttcatcaccaccaccttcAGACCCGAGCTCCTGGAGTCAGCGGACAAGTTCTACGGAGTCAAATTCAGAAACAAG GTGAGTCACATTGACGTGATCTCCGCCGAGCAGGCCAAGGACTTCGTGGAGGATGACACCACTCACGGCTAA